In Marinitoga sp. 38H-ov, the sequence AAAGGTTTTAATTTCTTTCTCTATGTTATTTACAACAGAAGGTTCTCCTATAATTTATTATGGTGATGAATTAGTTATTGAAAATGATTATAATTTCTATAATAAAATGGTTGAAATGACTGGTTTTAAAGATTCAAGGTTTTTAAATAGGGGACCGATAAATTGGGATTATGTGGAAAATAAATTGAATGATGTAAATTCAAAAGAATATATAGTATATAATGAAATAAAAAAGATGTTAAAAGTTAGAAATGATTATATAGAATTTTTTGTAGAAAAAGGTCAAATTATACCAGTAAAAGACAAATCATTATATGTAGTTAAAAAAAGGTATAGAGATAGAATGATGTGGGCTTTTCATAATTTAACAAATGAAGATAAGGTTGTAGAATTAAAGAAAGAAGGTTTAGATATACTATCTAATACCAAAATTGAATTATTAGATTTAAAACCATATGAGTATAAATGGATTTTATTTGAATAGCTTGTGCATTTTGCACAAGCTATTAGTATTTTTAAAGATAAATAATGATATAATATATATAATATCGATATAGTTATGGAGGGAAAAATGGATATTAAATTAGTTTTAAGAAAATCAAATGAAAATACAATTAATGATAATACAATTATTAATTTAGATACTACAAAAATAGGATATGGATATTTTACTATTATAGCTGGTCCATGTTCTGTTGAAGATAAAAATATAATTGAAGAGACAGCACATTTGTTAAATGAGCTGAATATTAATATTATGCGTGGAGGGGTTTTTAAGCCAAGAACATCTCCATATTCTTTTCAAGGATTGGGTAAAAAAGGATTAGAATATTTAAAATTAGCTGCTAATAAATATAATTTAAAAATTATAACAGAAGCTTTAGATGAAGATAGTTTGAATATAGTAAATGAATGTGCGGATATTATACAAATAGGTTCTAGAAATGCACAAAATTTCGGATTATTAAAAAAGGTTGGTAAATTAAATAAACCAGTATTATTAAAAAGAGGATTTATGATGACTATTGAAGAGTTTTTATATTCTGCTGAATATATTGCATATGAAGGAAATAATAACATTATATTATGCGAAAGAGGTATAAGAACATTTGAAACAAAAACTAGAAACACATTAGATATATCAGCAATACCAGTTTTAAAAAAAGAAACACATTTACCTATTATTGTAGATCCAAGTCATGCTGCAGGTAGAAGCGATATTATACCTGATTTAATAAAAGCATCGTTAGCAGTAGGATCTCATGGTATAATGGTTGAAATTCATCCACATCCAGAAAAAGCTTTATCGGATGGAAAACAAAGTTTGAATTTTAAGGAATTTGAAAAAATAATCAAAGAAGTAAAAGGTTTAGCTAAATATTTTGGAGTTGATATTAAATGAAAATAATGCCAGTAAAAAGGATAAGAGCAAAATTAATTATGCCACCTGATAAATCAATAACTCATAGGGTATTAATTTTATCATCAATGGCTAAAGATAAGAGTATATTATATAATTTATTAAATGCAGATGATACAAAAAGAACATATAATATTTTAAAAAGTCTTGGTATAAAATTTAAAGGTGATTTTAATAAATTAGAAGTGTATCCTAAAACTATAAAAGAAATAGAAAAACCATTATATTGTGGGAATTCTGGGACAACAGCCCGTTTAATAAGCGGATATTTATCCTCTAAAAACGGGCTGTTTGTATTATACGGTGATAAATCATTATCTAAAAGACCTATGGAAAGGATAATAACTCCATTAGAAATGATGGGAGCTAAAATTGATTCTAGAAAAGGATATTTACCTTTAATTATTAAAGGAAATAAATTAAAAGGAATAGATTATACACTACCAATTCCAAGCGCCCAATTAAAATCATCGATTATATTAGCAGCTTTAAACAGTGAAGAAAAAACAATTATTAAAGGGGATAAAAATTCAAGAGATCATACAGAAAGATTAATAAAACAAATGAATGGAAAAATTGATGTAAAAAATGATGTTATATATGTAGAAAAATCAGTTTTAGAACCGTTGAAATATTCAATTCCTGGAGATTTTTCATCAGCAGCATTTTTTATTACTTTGGCAATATTACATCCAAATGCAAAAATAATAATTGATAATATAAACTTAAATCCGACTAGAATAGGATTTTTAAAAATATTAGAAAAAATGAATGCAAATATTTCATATGAAATATTTGAAAGTAATCCTGAACCAATTGGCAGGATTATAGCAGAAAGTTCTAACTTAAAAGGAATTAAAATTCCAGAAAAATTAATTCCTAATGCTATTGATGAGTTGCCGTTAATAGCTTTAGTAGGATTGAAATCTGAAGGAAGAACTATTTTAAAAAATGCAAGTGAATTAAGAGTAAAAGAAAGCGATAGAATAAAAAGTGTAGTTTCTAATTTAAAAAATTTAGGTATAGAAATTGAAGAATTAAAAGATGGGTTTGTTATTGATGGAAAACAAGATATAGTTGGCGGAAAAATAAAAACATATAATGATCACCGCATTGCTATGATGTTTTCAATAGCAGGATTAATTAGTAAAGAAGGTATAGAAATAGATAATGTTAAATCAGTAAATATATCTTTTCCAACATTTTTTAAATATATTGAACATTTAAGTTTTTAAGGATTTTTTAAGGATATAATTATATAATTAATAAGAAAAAATTAAAGGGGAGTGAAAAAATGAAAAAAGGCATATTTT encodes:
- the aroF gene encoding 3-deoxy-7-phosphoheptulonate synthase; the encoded protein is MDIKLVLRKSNENTINDNTIINLDTTKIGYGYFTIIAGPCSVEDKNIIEETAHLLNELNINIMRGGVFKPRTSPYSFQGLGKKGLEYLKLAANKYNLKIITEALDEDSLNIVNECADIIQIGSRNAQNFGLLKKVGKLNKPVLLKRGFMMTIEEFLYSAEYIAYEGNNNIILCERGIRTFETKTRNTLDISAIPVLKKETHLPIIVDPSHAAGRSDIIPDLIKASLAVGSHGIMVEIHPHPEKALSDGKQSLNFKEFEKIIKEVKGLAKYFGVDIK
- the aroA gene encoding 3-phosphoshikimate 1-carboxyvinyltransferase translates to MKIMPVKRIRAKLIMPPDKSITHRVLILSSMAKDKSILYNLLNADDTKRTYNILKSLGIKFKGDFNKLEVYPKTIKEIEKPLYCGNSGTTARLISGYLSSKNGLFVLYGDKSLSKRPMERIITPLEMMGAKIDSRKGYLPLIIKGNKLKGIDYTLPIPSAQLKSSIILAALNSEEKTIIKGDKNSRDHTERLIKQMNGKIDVKNDVIYVEKSVLEPLKYSIPGDFSSAAFFITLAILHPNAKIIIDNINLNPTRIGFLKILEKMNANISYEIFESNPEPIGRIIAESSNLKGIKIPEKLIPNAIDELPLIALVGLKSEGRTILKNASELRVKESDRIKSVVSNLKNLGIEIEELKDGFVIDGKQDIVGGKIKTYNDHRIAMMFSIAGLISKEGIEIDNVKSVNISFPTFFKYIEHLSF